The proteins below are encoded in one region of Elusimicrobiaceae bacterium:
- a CDS encoding galactokinase, whose protein sequence is MNLADLKQKFTEVFGKEHSPRTYASPGRVNLIGEHTDYNGGHVFPCALSFNTYVLIAKREDTKVRLYSANFQDKAVVETDLQHIVYDKKQDWANYPLGVLSVLLKREYPIHNGFDVLFWGDIPQGAGLSSSASIEVATAYALSSLFDLRIPNFELSKIGQEAENKFVGMNCGIMDQFASAMGKENHAILLDCNTLNYRYAPLDLNGVSILLCNTNKPHNLIESKYNERRSQCEHALQQLQTKLSIKALGELTEEEFETHQEIITDPIERKRAKHAVYENQRALTAVQKLQEGNLQEFGKLMNASHVSLRDDYEVTGVELDTMASAAWEQEGVLGARMTGGGFGGCVVALVKNENVENFKANVARIYQAKTGYKPDFYVASAGAGAREIK, encoded by the coding sequence ATGAACTTAGCCGACTTAAAACAAAAATTTACGGAAGTATTTGGTAAGGAACATTCCCCCCGCACCTATGCCTCACCGGGACGGGTAAATTTAATCGGAGAACATACCGACTATAACGGTGGGCACGTTTTCCCTTGTGCCTTATCTTTTAACACTTATGTATTAATTGCCAAAAGAGAAGATACCAAAGTCCGTCTCTATTCCGCTAATTTTCAAGACAAAGCGGTTGTAGAAACCGATTTGCAACATATCGTCTATGACAAAAAGCAAGATTGGGCCAACTATCCTCTAGGTGTTTTGTCTGTTTTATTAAAAAGAGAATATCCCATTCACAACGGCTTTGATGTTTTATTCTGGGGAGATATCCCGCAAGGGGCCGGTCTTTCTTCCTCTGCTTCTATAGAGGTCGCCACCGCTTATGCGTTGAGCAGTCTTTTTGATTTACGCATTCCCAACTTTGAATTATCCAAAATTGGCCAAGAAGCAGAAAATAAGTTTGTGGGTATGAATTGCGGCATCATGGACCAATTTGCCTCTGCTATGGGCAAAGAAAACCATGCCATTTTGCTGGATTGCAATACATTAAACTATCGTTATGCACCGCTGGATTTGAACGGAGTTTCTATTCTTTTGTGCAATACCAACAAACCACACAATTTGATAGAATCCAAATACAACGAACGTCGCAGTCAATGTGAGCACGCCTTGCAACAACTTCAAACTAAACTTTCCATCAAAGCCTTAGGTGAATTGACGGAAGAAGAATTTGAAACTCATCAAGAAATCATTACAGACCCCATTGAAAGAAAACGTGCCAAACATGCCGTTTATGAAAATCAACGTGCATTAACCGCCGTACAAAAATTACAAGAAGGCAATTTGCAAGAATTTGGAAAGTTGATGAATGCTTCCCACGTTTCCTTGCGTGACGATTATGAAGTGACGGGTGTGGAACTGGACACAATGGCTTCTGCCGCGTGGGAACAGGAAGGAGTGCTTGGCGCGCGCATGACCGGCGGCGGTTTCGGCGGTTGTGTGGTGGCCTTAGTAAAAAATGAAAATGTGGAAAACTTTAAAGCAAACGTAGCTCGCATTTACCAAGCCAAAACGGGTTATAAACCGGACTTTTATGTCGCTTCTGCCGGTGCAGGTGCCAGAGAAATCAAATAA
- the galE gene encoding UDP-glucose 4-epimerase GalE: MKNILVVGGAGYIGSHTVKMLAKQGYNPVVYDNLSKGHREAVENIAFEEGDLGDKAKLAEVFAKHQIEAVMHFAAFIEVGESVKEPSKYYHNNVASVLNLLDAMKEHNVKYFVFSSTAATFGEPVQPQISETHPQLPINPYGNTKFMVEKMLEDFDRAYGLKSVALRYFNASGADESGLIGESHTPETHLIPLVLQAAAGKRPCIKVFGNDYPTPDGTCVRDYVHVNDLARAHILALEKMEKENQSLRYNLGSGSGFSVAELIKQAKEITGVDFKVEYEARRAGDPAVLVADPTKAQQELGWKPQYDLKQIIATAWNWEQNRRF, from the coding sequence ATGAAAAATATTTTAGTAGTGGGCGGAGCAGGATACATCGGTTCTCATACCGTTAAAATGTTGGCCAAACAAGGCTATAACCCCGTCGTCTATGACAATTTATCCAAAGGACACCGCGAAGCGGTAGAAAATATTGCTTTTGAAGAAGGTGATTTAGGTGATAAAGCCAAATTGGCCGAAGTATTTGCCAAACATCAAATAGAGGCCGTCATGCATTTTGCCGCTTTTATTGAAGTGGGCGAAAGCGTAAAAGAGCCTTCCAAATACTATCACAACAATGTAGCCAGCGTCTTAAACTTATTAGACGCCATGAAAGAACATAATGTTAAATATTTTGTCTTTTCCTCTACAGCCGCTACTTTTGGAGAACCGGTACAACCTCAAATCAGCGAAACGCATCCTCAACTTCCTATTAACCCCTACGGGAACACCAAGTTTATGGTGGAAAAAATGTTGGAAGATTTTGACCGCGCTTACGGCTTAAAATCCGTTGCTTTGCGTTATTTTAATGCCAGCGGTGCAGATGAAAGCGGCCTGATTGGAGAATCTCACACACCGGAAACTCATTTAATTCCGCTTGTACTGCAAGCCGCCGCCGGCAAACGTCCTTGCATTAAAGTTTTTGGCAACGATTATCCCACCCCGGACGGTACTTGCGTACGCGATTATGTACACGTGAACGACTTGGCCCGCGCACATATTTTGGCTTTGGAAAAAATGGAAAAAGAAAACCAAAGTTTGCGCTACAATTTAGGTAGCGGAAGTGGTTTTTCCGTAGCGGAACTTATCAAACAAGCCAAAGAAATTACGGGTGTAGATTTTAAGGTAGAATATGAGGCCCGCCGCGCAGGAGATCCTGCCGTCTTGGTGGCAGACCCGACCAAAGCACAACAAGAGTTAGGTTGGAAACCGCAGTATGACCTCAAACAAATCATTGCCACTGCTTGGAATTGGGAACAGAACCGGAGATTTTAA
- the galT gene encoding UDP-glucose--hexose-1-phosphate uridylyltransferase has product MNIYQHIDRLISYALTQGLIEEQDKIWAINELLAVLGLTDYQPSGKVKTPKTAVEVLEPICDWAAEKGLISPNTVTQRDLFDTKIMNIFAARPSEVISEFAVLYKTKNPQAATDKFYHDAQALNYIRTDRVAKNLVWKAATPYGDLDITINMSKPEKDPKDIAAALQVKSSGYPQCLLCKENEGYAGHAAHPARQNLRLIPLDLLKDGKKWYLQYSPYVYYNEHCILLSGQHEPMKITKNTFARLLGFVEILPHYFVGSNADLPIVGGSILTHDHFQGGRYCFAMEKAPIETKFKLKKFPKIKAGIVRWPMSVLRLTGTKQDLINAADYILKKWRNYSDEKADILAYSQDTAHNTITPIARRRGKAFELDLVLRNNRTTQEFPMGIFHPHEEVHHIKKENIGLIEVMGLAVLPARLAAELKALEALLIKADVKSIEKDASLSKHATWAKELLAKYKFTSKNASKILQKEVGEVFAKVLEYAGVYKRTPEGQEAFGRFIQKL; this is encoded by the coding sequence ATGAACATTTATCAACATATTGATCGTTTGATATCTTATGCCTTGACGCAAGGATTGATAGAAGAACAAGACAAAATATGGGCTATCAATGAATTGTTGGCCGTTTTGGGACTTACTGACTATCAACCCAGCGGAAAAGTAAAAACTCCAAAAACGGCGGTGGAAGTGCTGGAACCTATCTGTGATTGGGCCGCTGAAAAAGGACTTATCTCTCCCAACACTGTGACACAACGGGATTTGTTTGATACCAAAATCATGAATATTTTTGCCGCCCGTCCCAGCGAGGTTATTTCTGAATTTGCTGTCTTGTATAAAACCAAAAATCCGCAAGCGGCTACGGACAAATTTTATCATGATGCACAGGCCTTAAATTATATTCGTACAGACCGTGTGGCTAAAAATCTCGTATGGAAAGCAGCCACCCCGTACGGAGATTTGGACATCACGATTAATATGTCCAAACCGGAAAAAGACCCCAAGGATATTGCGGCGGCTTTGCAAGTAAAATCTTCCGGCTATCCTCAATGCTTATTGTGTAAAGAGAACGAAGGATATGCCGGGCATGCAGCGCATCCGGCCCGTCAAAACTTACGCTTGATTCCGCTGGATTTATTAAAAGACGGGAAAAAATGGTATCTGCAATATTCTCCGTACGTCTATTACAATGAACATTGTATTTTGCTTTCCGGCCAACACGAACCCATGAAAATTACCAAAAACACTTTTGCGCGTTTACTTGGATTTGTGGAAATTCTGCCGCATTATTTTGTCGGATCTAATGCAGACTTACCCATTGTGGGCGGCTCAATCCTCACGCACGACCACTTTCAAGGCGGCAGATACTGCTTTGCTATGGAAAAAGCCCCGATAGAAACCAAATTTAAACTCAAAAAATTTCCCAAAATCAAAGCCGGTATCGTCCGTTGGCCAATGAGTGTGCTGAGACTGACGGGCACTAAGCAGGACTTAATTAACGCAGCTGATTATATCCTTAAAAAATGGCGCAATTACAGTGATGAAAAAGCCGATATTTTGGCCTATAGCCAAGATACTGCACATAACACCATCACCCCCATTGCCCGTCGCAGAGGAAAAGCCTTTGAGTTGGATTTAGTGTTGCGCAATAATCGCACCACCCAAGAGTTTCCGATGGGCATTTTCCATCCGCATGAAGAAGTACATCATATCAAGAAAGAGAATATCGGACTTATTGAAGTTATGGGGTTGGCGGTTTTGCCGGCGCGTTTGGCGGCAGAATTGAAAGCCTTAGAGGCACTTTTAATAAAAGCCGATGTAAAAAGTATTGAAAAAGATGCTTCTTTATCCAAGCATGCCACTTGGGCCAAAGAGTTATTGGCCAAATACAAATTCACAAGCAAAAACGCTTCTAAAATCCTTCAAAAAGAAGTGGGTGAAGTATTTGCCAAAGTACTTGAATATGCCGGAGTGTACAAACGAACCCCCGAAGGGCAAGAAGCCTTCGGCCGGTTTATCCAAAAACTTTAA
- a CDS encoding type II secretion system protein, whose protein sequence is MKRRNKKGFTLIELLVVVLIIGILSAVALPQYQKAVAKTRFAEAMANLKTILSATEVCVLADDSIYREGCRLVDLDISVGTALVNDEIGRSETKYFVYEAEGGANAWPAAQYKEEDVCICYEGPGSTFLSLSQGDGCVEQEARFDYSKLLNIPQGSCVCC, encoded by the coding sequence ATGAAAAGGCGAAACAAAAAAGGTTTTACATTGATAGAACTGTTGGTAGTGGTTTTAATCATCGGCATTTTATCAGCAGTGGCCTTGCCGCAGTATCAAAAGGCCGTTGCAAAAACACGATTTGCAGAAGCGATGGCAAATTTGAAAACAATATTATCTGCTACAGAGGTTTGTGTGTTGGCAGACGATTCCATTTATAGAGAGGGTTGTCGATTGGTTGATTTGGATATTTCTGTAGGGACTGCGCTGGTTAACGATGAGATAGGCCGCAGCGAAACAAAATATTTTGTTTATGAGGCAGAAGGTGGTGCTAATGCTTGGCCTGCTGCTCAGTATAAAGAAGAAGATGTTTGTATTTGCTATGAGGGACCTGGTTCTACCTTTTTATCATTATCTCAAGGAGACGGTTGTGTGGAGCAGGAGGCACGTTTTGATTATTCTAAATTATTAAATATTCCGCAGGGCAGTTGTGTTTGCTGCTAA
- the lexA gene encoding repressor LexA produces MKQLHPKQEELLEILKNNISDPLTLEELAQRLGVSGKSVAYHHIKQLEKKGYLKRNPENPRDYIILKDPERNVVYLPMYGCAKCGPEGTLLSGAPTRVVPVDPSMIYFPACKGFMVEAKGDSMENIIAPRDWLIVERNHQPQNRDIVVCVNQGEVMVKRFSQDGTNVILESQNKKYSPIVADRHSFHVEGIVRSIIKRNF; encoded by the coding sequence ATGAAACAACTTCATCCCAAACAAGAAGAACTTTTGGAAATTTTAAAAAATAATATTTCAGACCCTTTAACACTGGAAGAACTAGCCCAACGTTTAGGGGTCAGCGGAAAAAGTGTGGCTTATCATCATATTAAGCAGTTAGAAAAAAAGGGCTATTTAAAGCGCAATCCTGAAAATCCTCGTGATTATATTATTCTCAAAGACCCTGAAAGAAATGTGGTCTATCTGCCCATGTACGGTTGTGCCAAGTGTGGGCCGGAGGGCACTTTGCTCAGTGGGGCTCCTACACGCGTAGTGCCGGTGGATCCTTCTATGATTTATTTTCCTGCCTGCAAAGGCTTTATGGTAGAAGCCAAAGGCGACTCTATGGAAAATATCATCGCTCCGCGCGATTGGCTGATTGTAGAGAGAAACCACCAACCCCAAAACAGAGATATTGTGGTTTGCGTTAATCAAGGAGAGGTAATGGTCAAACGTTTTAGCCAAGACGGTACAAACGTTATTTTGGAATCTCAAAACAAAAAATATTCCCCCATCGTGGCAGATCGGCACAGTTTTCACGTAGAGGGAATTGTGCGCAGTATCATTAAACGTAATTTTTAA
- a CDS encoding metal-dependent transcriptional regulator has translation MTKRLSANMEDYLEAIALACNEQGAARVTDIRDLMGVKTPSVTGALKVLAEQGYLKHEPYKGVVLTPKGRRAAEDVQDRHSILSQFLKNVIGVSPKTANIDACKMEHTISKETLSKLHQFLEKQK, from the coding sequence ATGACGAAGCGTTTAAGTGCCAATATGGAAGATTATTTGGAAGCCATTGCTTTGGCCTGTAATGAGCAGGGGGCCGCGCGGGTGACGGATATCCGTGATTTAATGGGGGTTAAGACTCCCAGTGTGACCGGGGCTTTAAAGGTTTTGGCCGAGCAAGGATATTTAAAACATGAGCCTTATAAAGGGGTGGTGCTTACGCCCAAAGGTCGCCGCGCTGCCGAAGATGTGCAAGATCGGCACTCCATTTTAAGTCAATTTTTAAAAAATGTAATTGGCGTGAGCCCCAAAACAGCCAATATAGATGCTTGTAAAATGGAACACACCATCAGCAAAGAAACCTTGAGCAAATTGCATCAGTTTTTGGAAAAGCAGAAATAA
- the gdhA gene encoding NADP-specific glutamate dehydrogenase, giving the protein MDIQKYTSDFLDRLSKKDPAQKVFQQAVKEVVGSLAPVLEQNPKYIKEKILDRIVEPERTIIFRIPWKDDKGEIHVNRGFRIQYNSALGPYKGGIRFHQTVTQDSLKFLAFEQTFKNSLTTLPLGGGKGGSDFDARGKSDDEVMRFCHSFMNELYRHIGYHTDVPAGDLGCGAREIGYMYGQYKKLVDNFTGAFTGKKPAWGGSLLRPEATGYGVVYFAQNMLTTRGDSLQGKTAIISGAGNVGIYAIEKLCHLGAKVVGFMDYDGSIYDKDGVNEEKLAFLKDLVFVRRGSLKEYTVKFPTAEFRAGKKTWDIPCQVACPTACENELTKEDAETLVKNGCICLAEGSNMPCTPEATEVIQAAGLLYSPGKASNAGGVAVSGLEMTQNSMRLYWTRQEVDQYLQRIMNSIHNNCLAAAEQFGMKGNYMAGANIAGFLKVADAMIDQGLV; this is encoded by the coding sequence ATGGATATTCAAAAATATACATCCGATTTTTTGGACCGCTTATCTAAAAAAGATCCCGCACAAAAAGTATTTCAACAAGCCGTCAAAGAAGTAGTAGGAAGTTTGGCACCTGTTTTAGAGCAAAACCCCAAGTATATTAAAGAAAAGATTTTAGACCGTATCGTTGAACCGGAACGCACTATTATTTTCCGCATTCCTTGGAAAGATGACAAAGGTGAAATTCACGTCAATCGCGGATTTCGCATTCAATACAACAGTGCCTTAGGCCCCTACAAAGGCGGTATCCGTTTCCACCAGACTGTCACGCAAGACTCTCTAAAATTTTTAGCCTTTGAGCAAACCTTCAAAAACTCTTTAACCACCTTACCTTTGGGCGGAGGGAAAGGAGGCAGTGACTTTGATGCTCGCGGAAAAAGTGACGATGAAGTGATGCGCTTTTGTCATTCATTTATGAATGAACTCTATCGCCACATCGGTTATCACACTGACGTCCCCGCCGGAGATTTAGGCTGCGGTGCCAGAGAAATAGGCTATATGTACGGCCAATATAAAAAATTGGTAGACAATTTTACAGGCGCGTTTACCGGCAAAAAACCGGCATGGGGAGGCAGTTTGCTCCGTCCGGAAGCAACCGGATACGGCGTGGTATATTTTGCTCAAAATATGCTAACTACGCGTGGTGATAGTTTGCAAGGTAAAACCGCCATTATTTCCGGAGCCGGAAACGTGGGGATCTACGCCATTGAAAAACTTTGCCATTTGGGTGCCAAAGTTGTAGGTTTTATGGATTACGACGGAAGCATCTACGATAAAGACGGTGTCAATGAAGAAAAATTGGCTTTCCTCAAAGATTTGGTCTTTGTCAGACGTGGAAGCCTTAAAGAATATACCGTTAAATTCCCAACGGCTGAATTTAGAGCCGGCAAAAAAACGTGGGATATTCCCTGCCAAGTGGCCTGCCCGACCGCTTGCGAAAACGAACTGACCAAAGAAGATGCTGAAACATTGGTCAAAAACGGCTGTATCTGTTTGGCAGAGGGATCTAATATGCCTTGCACACCTGAAGCGACGGAAGTGATTCAAGCGGCCGGTCTTTTATACTCTCCCGGTAAAGCATCTAATGCCGGCGGGGTGGCGGTATCCGGATTGGAAATGACCCAAAACAGCATGCGTTTGTATTGGACCCGTCAAGAAGTGGACCAATATTTACAACGCATTATGAATAGCATCCATAACAACTGCTTAGCAGCAGCGGAGCAGTTTGGCATGAAAGGTAATTATATGGCAGGGGCTAACATTGCAGGATTTTTAAAAGTAGCCGATGCCATGATAGATCAAGGCCTTGTATAA
- a CDS encoding ribonuclease HI family protein, whose amino-acid sequence MKVIINIDGGSRGNPGIGASAYVIKDENGKILAQEGHYIPHCTNNQAEYTALRLALIKAAELGAKQLSIISDSLLLVKQYLGEYKIKNPDLAERMTEIRQLARPFHIQIQHVLRHLNKEPDALANKAMDLKQSVGFNPIQNLHPSSTNSTTKPQDNTVNGVPVEVVVRDEKGTAKKKKSNPAQPSLFDGF is encoded by the coding sequence ATGAAAGTAATTATTAATATAGATGGCGGCAGTCGCGGCAATCCTGGCATTGGGGCTTCAGCTTATGTTATCAAAGACGAAAACGGCAAAATTTTAGCCCAAGAAGGGCATTATATACCGCATTGCACCAACAATCAGGCCGAGTATACGGCCCTGCGTTTGGCATTAATTAAAGCAGCTGAATTAGGTGCAAAACAACTGTCTATTATCTCTGATTCTTTATTATTGGTAAAACAATATTTAGGCGAGTATAAAATCAAAAATCCGGATTTGGCGGAAAGAATGACCGAAATACGCCAGCTGGCGCGGCCCTTTCATATCCAAATCCAACATGTTCTTCGCCACCTAAACAAAGAGCCGGATGCTTTGGCTAATAAAGCGATGGATTTAAAACAATCGGTAGGATTTAACCCGATTCAAAATTTACATCCGTCCAGCACAAATTCCACTACTAAACCGCAAGACAATACAGTCAACGGTGTACCGGTGGAAGTAGTGGTGCGTGACGAAAAAGGCACCGCTAAAAAGAAAAAATCCAATCCAGCGCAGCCTTCTTTATTTGACGGATTTTAA
- a CDS encoding prepilin-type N-terminal cleavage/methylation domain-containing protein has translation MKKLFKKVSGFTLIELLVIVLIIGILAAIVGPLYQKAVFQSRMTEAFANLKTISDALKLCELEHGKIEGSFSRSDAPACYYASNLSISIGTVEDDLSSSFSTENFSYTIDRGSLTEEDTMVAAYNPKTDVCICIYEDGHFETDAEQAGCGGGTYPDFNVAEALDIEEGNCNCC, from the coding sequence ATGAAAAAATTATTTAAAAAAGTTTCAGGTTTTACACTGATTGAATTGCTGGTAATTGTGCTGATTATTGGTATTTTGGCAGCAATAGTGGGGCCGCTATATCAAAAAGCGGTGTTTCAATCTCGTATGACAGAAGCTTTTGCCAACTTAAAGACTATTTCTGATGCCCTAAAACTTTGTGAATTGGAACATGGAAAAATAGAAGGTTCTTTTAGTAGGTCTGATGCCCCCGCTTGTTATTACGCAAGCAATTTGTCTATCAGTATCGGAACGGTGGAGGATGATTTATCTTCTTCTTTTTCGACGGAAAATTTCTCTTATACAATTGATAGAGGATCTCTGACCGAAGAAGATACAATGGTGGCAGCCTATAATCCAAAAACAGATGTTTGCATTTGCATCTATGAAGATGGGCACTTTGAAACTGATGCAGAGCAAGCAGGCTGTGGCGGGGGGACTTATCCTGATTTTAATGTAGCAGAAGCATTGGATATTGAAGAAGGAAATTGTAATTGTTGTTAA
- the waaF gene encoding lipopolysaccharide heptosyltransferase II, with product MNEKQPKILVVRLSSLGDIVLSSPVYKNLKAKWPNSHITLLVKPQFAQVLAGHPDIDEIMVAKKNLWGNVRQVRAGHFTHFLDLHANLKSILIGFFSRIPNKLRYSKNPVARRMYVRFKKNSPVLEKHTLERYLEVLKQWDVPVVHKKPELSDWAYKNANLEGKKINKIAIFQTSFIGDSVLTTPLVQKTAKLFPDAKILVITRPQTDDIFRPMKEVDEIILNDKKGWNKIAGVWKTAKAIKKAGVDILLVPHRSFRSALIAWLSGVPIRIGFTSSEGWFFYTKTVPFNWMVHDVERNLSLLHGIVKENFKAEKLNMRYAPSAEENVARLMKDFNLEGKTLVGIHPGSAWPTKCWPAENYVELISRIQTELKLQAVIVGGASDADLGEKICQLSNGHAASLCGKTSLSDLMALMSHLKLFITNDSGPMHIATAFGVPTLGIFGPTTRELGFFPYGSDSRVIEVKGLECRPCALHGGKKCPKGHFKCMRLITVDDVFNTVKEMLQEKKVI from the coding sequence ATGAACGAAAAACAACCTAAAATATTAGTGGTTCGTTTGTCCTCCTTAGGAGATATTGTGTTGTCTTCTCCGGTGTACAAGAACCTAAAAGCCAAATGGCCTAACAGCCATATTACATTGCTTGTCAAACCGCAGTTTGCGCAAGTATTAGCAGGTCACCCCGATATTGATGAAATTATGGTGGCTAAGAAAAATCTTTGGGGCAATGTCCGCCAAGTACGTGCGGGCCATTTTACCCACTTCTTAGATTTGCATGCCAATTTAAAAAGCATTTTGATAGGGTTTTTTAGCCGCATTCCTAACAAATTGCGCTATAGCAAAAATCCGGTCGCACGCCGTATGTACGTGCGCTTTAAAAAGAATTCTCCGGTATTGGAAAAACATACTTTGGAACGTTATTTGGAAGTATTGAAACAATGGGACGTGCCTGTGGTACATAAAAAACCCGAACTGAGCGATTGGGCTTATAAAAATGCCAATTTAGAGGGCAAAAAAATTAATAAAATCGCTATCTTTCAAACTTCTTTTATCGGAGACAGTGTATTGACTACTCCGCTTGTGCAGAAAACGGCAAAATTGTTTCCCGATGCTAAAATTTTAGTAATCACCCGCCCGCAAACTGACGATATTTTCCGTCCGATGAAAGAAGTGGATGAAATTATCTTAAACGATAAAAAAGGGTGGAATAAAATTGCCGGTGTGTGGAAAACTGCCAAAGCCATCAAAAAAGCCGGTGTAGATATTTTACTCGTACCGCACCGCAGCTTCCGCAGTGCGCTTATTGCGTGGCTTAGTGGTGTGCCTATACGTATTGGTTTTACCTCCAGCGAGGGGTGGTTCTTCTATACCAAAACGGTACCGTTTAACTGGATGGTACATGATGTAGAGCGCAACTTGTCTTTGTTGCATGGAATTGTGAAAGAAAATTTCAAAGCGGAAAAACTCAATATGCGCTATGCTCCCAGCGCTGAAGAAAATGTGGCCCGTTTGATGAAAGATTTTAACTTGGAAGGAAAAACCTTAGTGGGTATCCATCCGGGTTCTGCGTGGCCTACCAAATGTTGGCCGGCTGAAAACTATGTAGAGTTGATTAGTCGCATACAGACAGAGTTGAAACTGCAGGCAGTTATTGTCGGTGGGGCAAGCGATGCTGATTTAGGTGAAAAAATCTGTCAGCTCTCCAACGGTCATGCTGCCAGTTTGTGCGGAAAAACCAGCTTGTCTGATTTGATGGCTTTGATGAGTCATTTAAAATTGTTTATTACCAATGACTCTGGCCCGATGCACATCGCTACTGCGTTTGGGGTACCTACTTTGGGTATTTTCGGTCCTACCACTCGCGAGTTGGGTTTCTTCCCGTATGGATCTGACAGTCGCGTTATTGAGGTGAAAGGATTGGAATGTCGTCCCTGTGCCTTGCACGGCGGTAAAAAATGCCCGAAAGGACATTTTAAATGTATGCGCTTAATTACGGTAGACGATGTATTTAACACTGTAAAAGAGATGCTACAAGAAAAGAAAGTAATTTAG
- a CDS encoding ComF family protein: MSQFNFNFLTNLKEILLHVLLPNTCYACCRDLAYRDTSALCPSCLANIKTVGNLYCLRCGKPLPDGGAHCYQCRGSKTHRFKCSLIRSAVLFGPEVRELVHAFKYADQAYLSDFLADIMLAHYSKYSELSTAQLLVPVPLYHKKAQSRGYNQAELLASALGKKLKVSVGCQILKRVRNTPSQTKLGREDRLKNMCGAFACVRPEQVKGKVILLIDDVATTGATLEGCAEALKKAGAKKVMAYTFAREN; the protein is encoded by the coding sequence ATGTCACAATTCAATTTTAATTTTTTGACGAACTTAAAAGAAATATTGCTGCATGTGTTGTTGCCAAATACATGTTATGCATGTTGTCGGGACTTGGCGTATAGAGACACATCTGCTTTGTGTCCGTCTTGTTTGGCAAATATCAAAACGGTAGGCAATTTGTATTGTCTTCGTTGCGGTAAACCTTTGCCGGACGGTGGAGCGCATTGTTATCAATGTCGCGGGTCTAAAACACATCGGTTTAAATGTAGTCTTATTCGTTCTGCGGTGTTGTTCGGGCCTGAAGTACGAGAATTGGTGCATGCTTTTAAGTATGCAGATCAAGCCTATCTGTCAGATTTTTTGGCGGATATAATGCTGGCACATTATTCAAAATATTCAGAATTATCAACAGCGCAACTGCTGGTACCGGTTCCTTTATATCATAAAAAGGCCCAATCGCGCGGTTATAATCAGGCGGAGTTGTTGGCTTCGGCTTTAGGTAAAAAATTAAAGGTATCTGTTGGATGCCAAATTTTAAAACGGGTGAGAAATACCCCTAGTCAAACAAAATTGGGCAGAGAAGACCGCTTAAAAAATATGTGTGGTGCTTTTGCATGTGTCAGGCCGGAGCAGGTAAAAGGCAAAGTGATTTTGTTGATAGATGATGTGGCTACTACGGGTGCTACGTTGGAAGGGTGCGCGGAAGCCTTAAAAAAAGCCGGTGCTAAAAAAGTGATGGCCTATACTTTTGCTCGCGAAAACTAA